A part of Saimiri boliviensis isolate mSaiBol1 chromosome 11, mSaiBol1.pri, whole genome shotgun sequence genomic DNA contains:
- the LOC101039517 gene encoding LOW QUALITY PROTEIN: antizyme inhibitor 2-like (The sequence of the model RefSeq protein was modified relative to this genomic sequence to represent the inferred CDS: inserted 1 base in 1 codon): MSTSLGGLKEARGNPWPWPKELITLGPEESAHRVVLQRIQELSDLDQRDPFVLTDLDMPVSRHRAFCEGLPRVSPFHAVKCNNSPWVLRVLATLGTGFDCASQVELEQVLGLGVAPSRIVCANPCKPASHIRYAAHHGVQLLTFNSEEELTKVAQHHPGARLLLQLRTRDSQSIFPLSTKYRASLEACGHLLASARDLGLAVVGASFHVGSDCQTPQSFTQAIADCRRVFEMGRRAGHDMNHLDIGGGFPGMEGSGPRFEELARVISAALAQDFPEECGIKVIAEPGPLLCGVCLHYRVNIIAKKAVLEPGGSRKLVYYLNDGHYGSFRICQREPVPSVPMVVKEFCSEPPXFPCTLYGPTCDAFDRLFLEDVWLPELDVGDWLVFPSMGAYTSSLSSSFNGFLPTTIFYAIGPQLRSLLEAEP, from the exons ATGAGCACCAGCCTCGGGGGCCTGAAGGAAGCCCGTGGAAACCCGTGGCCGTGGCCAAAGGAGCTCATCACCCTGGGCCCAGAAGAATCTGCTCATCGAGTGGTCCTGCAAAGGATTCAAGAGCTTTCTGATTTG GACCAGCGAGATCCCTTCGTGCTGACCGATCTGGACATGCCGGTCAGCCGCCATCGGGCCTTCTGCGAAGGCCTGCCACGGGTCTCGCCCTTCCATGCAGTGAAGTGCAACAACAGCCCTTGGGTGCTGCGTGTCCTGGCCACCCTGGGCACCGGCTTCGACTGTGCCAGCCAG GTGGAGCTGGAGCAGGTGCTGGGCCTGGGCGTGGCCCCCTCTCGCATCGTCTGTGCCAACCCCTGCAAGCCTGCCTCCCACATCCGGTATGCTGCCCACCACGGGGTGCAGCTCCTGACCTTCAACAGCGAGGAGGAGTTGACCAAGGTGGCCCAGCACCACCCCGGGGCCAG GCTGCTTCTCCAGCTGAGGACTCGGGACAGCCAGAGCATCTTCCCCCTGAGCACCAAGTACAGGGCCAGCCTGGAGGCATGTGGGCACCTGCTTGCGTCTGCCAGAGACCTGGGGTTGGCCGTGGTCGGAGCCAG CTTCCACGTGGGCTCCGACTGCCAGACACCCCAGAGCTTCACACAGGCCATCGCTGACTGCCGGCGCGTTTTTGAGATGGGCCGCAGGGCTGGGCATGATATGAACCACCTGGACATTGGAGGGGGCTTCCCTGGAATGGAGGGCTCCGGGCCCAGGTTTGAGGAG CTGGCGAGAGTGATCAGTGCTGCCCTGGCCCAGGACTTCCCTGAGGAGTGTGGCATCAAGGTCATCGCAGAACCTGGCCCGCTTCTATGTGGAGTCTGTCTGCACTACCGTGTCAACATCATTGCCAAGAAGGCTGTGCTGGAGCCTG GAGGCAGCCGGAAGCTGGTGTATTATCTCAATGATGGCCACTATGGCTCCTTCCGTATCTGCCAACGAGAGCCTGTCCCGAGTGTTCCCATGGTGGTGAAG GAGTTTTGCTCAGAGCCGC TCTTCCCCTGCACCCTCTATGGCCCCACGTGTGACGCCTTTGACAGGCTCTTCTTGGAGGATGTGTGGCTGCCTGAGCTGGACGTAGGCGATTGGCTGGTCTTCCCCTCCATGGGTGCCTACACGTCCTCCCTGAGCTCCAGCTTCAATGGCTTCCTGCCCACCACCATATTCTACGCCATTGGCCCCCAGCTCAG GAGCCTTCTGGAGGCAGAGCCTTAA